In Halodesulfovibrio marinisediminis DSM 17456, the sequence CCAACGTAGTGCCTGACGCACTTTCGTTTGCTTTTGAAGTGCAGACCAAACAAAGTCCTTTAGAAGGTGCTGAGCTTGAGCTTAAAGAAATTCCTGTAACTGTTACTTGCGGTGAATGCTCTACTGAGTTTACACCTGAAGGAACGGATCTTTTCTATATGCCGTGTCCTTCGTGCGAAAACTTATTCGGACACACCGTGCTTACAGGAAAAGAACTTTACGTAGATCATCTTGAAGCGGAGTAAATAATTTCCATGGAAATCCCAGTAGTACGCAATATACTTGAAGCGAACGACAAAATCGCAGTTAATTTGAAAGAACTCTTTGCCGAACATGGCATTCTTGTTCTTAACCTCATCAGTTCACCGGGCGCAGGCAAGACCTCGATTCTTGAACGCACCCTTACAGACCTTAAAGATGAATTCACCATGGCTGTAATTGAAGGTGACTGCCAAACTGACAATGATGCCCGCAGAGTTGCAGAAACTGGAGCCAAAGCTGTTCAGATCAACACCGACGGCGGCTGCCACCTTGATAGCAACATGATCACTGCTGCGCTCGCTAACTTCAACTTGGACGAAATCGATATCCTGTTTATCGAGAACGTTGGCAACCTTGTTTGCCCAGTTGAGTTTGATTGCGGTGAAGACTTTAAAATCGCCCTCCTCAGTGTTCCTGAAGGTGACGACAAGCCGGAAAAATATCCAGCCTTGTTCGAAAAATCTTCAGCTATGATTCTGAACAAGTGCGACCTGCTTCCATACGTACAGTTTGATGTTGAGCGTGCAAAACAATTTGCTACCCAGCTGAACAAGGACATGCCTGTATTCCAGACTTCCTGCACCACCAGCGAAGGTCTCGACACTTGGTACGAATGGCTGCGCAAGGCGCATGCTGCTAAACAAAAGTAGTGTCACAATAAATGTCATTACCGTGCAGTGCATAAGGAACATACGCCCCCGACTCTCGGGGGCTTTTTTTTCCAATTAAACAAAATTACAGTGAGATAGTTGGAAAACGTCCTGAGCAATATGTATAAAAAAACACATTCACCTCTGGACAACCCTCAAGTTAGTGACTACTAACTTTATACTCAGATTTCATACAGACTGCCCAAGGTAACCGCCGCACTGGACAGACTGTTTTTTTTCGTAACGCGGCATATTCTACTGTTTGGAGACCATTATGAGTTCAGACTGCAGCAGTGGTAACTGTTCTTCCGGTTCCTGCGGCGGAGCACCTACTGAATTAGATGCTGGCGAAGCACGGATGAAGCGTACCATCAGCCGTATTAAACATAAAATTGTTGTTATGTCCGGTAAAGGCGGCGTTGGTAAAAGTACTGTAGCTACCAACATTGCTATCGGTCTTTCCCTTGCAGGAAAAAAAGTCGGTCTGCTTGACGTGGACGTACACGGCCCTAGTGTTCCTCGTCTGCTGAGCATGCGCGACTCTAAAGTTCATATCGAAGAATCTTTCATTGAGCCTGTGGCATGGAGTAAAAACCTCTCCGTTATGTCTCTTGGCTTCCTGTTGCCTAACTCCTACCAACCGGTAGTATGGCGCGGCCCTGTAAAAATGGGCTTCATCAAACAGCTTCTTTCTGACGTTGTTTGGGGAGACCTTGACTACATGGTAGTAGACTGCCCTCCAGGCACTGGCGATGAACCACTGTCTGTAATGCAACTCCTCGGCAACGATGCTCAAGCTGTTATTGTTACCACTCCACAAGGGGTTGCTATCGATGACGTTCGCCGTTCTGTTACCTTCGTAGGAGATGTTGGCAACCAGGTTCTCGGTATCGTCGAGAACATGAGCGGCGTTGTTTGCTCTCAGTGTGGCAACGTTGAAAATATCTTCGGTAAAGGTGGCGGTAAAAAACTTGCTCAAGAAGTTGGTGTCCGCTTCCTTGGTGACATCCCGCTTGATCCAGAAATCGTCCGCTCAGGTGATGAAGGTTACGCCTTCCTTTCTGTAAAACAGGACAGCCCAACCGCACAGAGCATCCAGAAAATCATAAAACCAATCCTTATGCTTGATAACGACGCTGCACCATCCACAAAGCTGCGTCCTGTCCTTCCTCCTCATAAAGGAACCATTAAAGTTGCTCTGCCTGTAACCAAAGGTACTCTGTCACCATCTATGCACCTTGCTGAACAGTATATAATCGCTGTTGCAGATGCAGAGACTAAAAAAATTGTATCCACCGAAACTGTTGATGCTCCAGCATACGAGCCTAAGGCAGCAGCTTCGTTCCTTGAACGCCTTGATGCAGGCTATGTCCTTGCTAAAGACGTTCCAGAAGAGGCGTGCGATGCACTGAAAGAAAAACACATCTCTCTTGTAAAAGGCATTACAGTAAACGCACCGGTTGCTGTTGTGACTGACTTTATCGAAGGAAAACTACTCGCTGCAGGTTAGTAACTTTTCTTCATAAAAATTGTTTTGAAAAGCAACTTTCTTTCATTAGGAAAAAAGTTGCTTTTCTTTTTTTTGACTGGCATAGCGAATCGATTTACAAAAAAAAACATTTTAAAATATATTACAAAATATTGTTAAGAACTTCTAAACGATTGTTATGGAGACAAACAACGATGTTTGCATTGGACAAAAAGCACCTTGCCTCTGCTCTTACGGTTGCTTTCTCAGCTCTCATGCTTCCAGACCTTATCCGGCTCCCTGCTGTCTACGCTATTCCGTCTGCAATCTATCTCTTTCTTTTCAATTTCTGTGTAATGTACGCAGCCTGCCAACTACAAAAAGTAACTTACATTCTTATTCCACCAATATTCTTTATAAGTGCCCTAGCCAGCTATTTTCGCGGCACCTACCGTGTAAAAATTGACAGAGAACTTATCTTTCTTCTGCTCGAAACAAACAGAGGTGAAGCAGGAGAAATTATTACTTCGAAAGTTGTTCTGTTCGGCATAGCGGCCTTACTAGTGGCATTAATATTCGGCTTTTTACTGAAACACGCAAAAGGTAAATTCCAACTAAAACCGCTCGCAATTACTTTACTTTTTGTTGTTCCTACAACAGTTTTCCTAGGTAAATTTAAAAAAGATCCTCAGGTACGCCTCATTCGTCCTGCAGTAGCAACAAAGCGCGTGCTCCCATACTGTATATTTAACGCCTTCGGGCAATTCTCAAAATTTCATGTACAGAATATTATTAAGGGAAAGCCTGTCGACTCTGCCAAGTTAGAGTCTGTTGCAATCACCCCAACTGAACCATTAACCGTTATTACAATTATCGGTGAATCTGCTCGGGCTGACAGGTTTCAAATTAATGGATACCAAAGAGAAACGACACCACTCCTTAACAAGGAGAACAACCTTGTTAACTTTGGAGCCATTAAATCTTTCTCTGCATACACTCGTCTTTCTGTACCAGCTATGATCACCCCTGCAACACTTGCAAGACCAGAAACAACCATGACGTCTTTCCTTGGGGTGTTTAAAAAGCATGGTTTTAAAACAACATGGCTATCTGCAAATGACCGCACGGACAGTCACAACACTCCTACCACAAACGCTATCGGTGATATTGATCAAAAATTATTTCGAAATCGCTTTTGCAAAGTTTCGTATGGACAGTTTTACGACGAAATGCTTCTTCCCCCATTAAAGAAAGTTCTTGAAAGCACTTCCTCCAGTCAGGCCATTACAATTCACACTCGTGGCAGTCACGCCTCTTACAACGCAAGATATACTAAAGAGTTCGCTAAATTCACTCCAGACGATTACGAGCAGGGGGTTTATAGTGATGGGCTCGAAAATGCATATGACAACAGCATCTTGGCTACAGACTCATTTATTGTTTCTGTAATTAACCTCGTGCGCGATAAAAATGCAGTTGTAATATACAGTTCAGACCATGGTGAGTCTCTCGGTGAAGACGGTCGCTTTATGCATGGCAACCCTGCCATCAAAGAACAACGTGAAGTGCCTTTTTTAGTCTGGTTCTCGGACACCTACGCAAAGCTTTATCCCCATACAGTTACAGCCTTACGAAAACAACAAGGCGCTCATCTTTCCCATGATGTATTCTTCCCATGGACTGTGAATTTGGGGGGAATTCTGCTCCCAAACAGCTCTCAGCCTGTGCTATTATCTAGTTCGCCAATGCAAGCACATCTCACAGAACAATAACAACAAAAAAGGGAGAAGCTGAATCATCAGCCTCTCCCTTTTTTATCGTCAGTTAGAAAACAATCGTTAGATAAAAATTCCTGCAAGAGCGCCTGCGAAGAGCATTACGGAAATAAAACCGTTCATTGTGAAAAATGCCATATTAACACGGCTCATATCATCAGCACTAATAATGGTGTGTTCCCAGTATAGGATGCCGGAAACAACAGCCCATACAGCAAAATACGGCCATGCCAGCCCTGCTGCCCAACCTCCCATGAGGAACATTATTGAGGTTACCACATGGCAAAAAGATGAAATCACAAGGGCTGATTCTAATCCAAAATGAGCAGGCACTGAGTTCAGCCCTACAGAACGGTCGTACTCTGCATCCTGACAAGAATAGATAATGTCAAAACCTGCAACCCAGAACAGAATGCCCCATGCGAATAGCACCGCTGGCACTGTAAACTGTGGATCTACACTAATCCAGCCTGCGAGCGGAGACAGCGCAAGCACAGCCCCAAGCCAGAAATGACAAAGCCACGTAAAACGTTTGAGCAAGCTGTAGAACGCAGCAACAAACAAAGCAACTGGTGACAGCATGAAGCTCAACTCGTTAATGAAAAAACATGCAACCACAAAAATGGCAACCATGATTGCGATAAATGCCCATGTCTGCGCCGGTGAAATTTCTCCAGTAACCAGAGGGCGCTGCTGTGTACGCGGATTTTTCGCATCAAAAGGTAAGTCAATTACCCTGTTGAATGCCATAGCTACAGAGCGCACGGCCACCATGGCTACAGTAAGCAGCAAAAAAGGCTTCAACGAAGGAAATCCGCCAGCCGCAATAAACTGTCCGAGATATGCAAACGGAAGTGCAAACACAGAGTGTTCAATTTTAATCATTCGGCATACTGCACCGAACTTAGCTAAAGGGGTGGAAGCCGAGCTCATGAAACATCCTTAGTAACAATACCGTACTTGCTATACAGTACTTTTGAATAGTTAGAGAAATGCTCAAGGGCTTGATTCTGCCCTTTGCTACGTAATTCATTAATCTCATCATACCGCTCTATAAGCACTTCAACAACGATAGGGTCGAGTTTTTCTGAGTCACCAAGCTGCCTCAACACCTTCGTTGTCTGCTCAAAATCCATCCCGCGACGATACGGGCGGTCTTCAGTAATTGCAGTAAATACATCCGCTACCTGAAGAATTCGAGAGCCCAAAGAAATATCTCTACCTGCAAGCCCACTCGGGTAGCCGGTTCCGTCTATACGTTCATGGTGCTGACATGCCCAGTCCCGAATAACCTCCAACCCGGGAATTCCTGACAAAATATGCTCGGTGTATGTTGCATGGCCTTGAATGATAGCAAACTCTTCTTTGGTCAAACGACCATTCTTCTCCAGAAGAGCTGCCGGAACAGCAAGCTTACCAATATCATGCAAACGCCCTGCTATCTGGAAAAAGACCTGCTCAACTTCATTAAAGCCAAGCCAACGTCCGAGCACACTGGAAGTAACCGCAACACCTTGAGAATGCGTTGCAGTAAAACGGCTACGAAAATCAATAACCTTCGCAAACAACCCAGTGAAATCCAAGACGCCTTCCGCATCCAGAATGTCAGAATCAAATTGTGTTGAAAGAGTAAGTGTCTTTTCGGCGCGCGCAGAGTGCAATCTGTGGTAATAATTACGCTTTGCCTCTGATTCACGCAATGCTTCAACGTAGTCAGGATTAAACAACGTACCGGAATGCTTGCGGCACAGCTCAATTAAAACAGGGATCTGATGTCTTGCAGGACGATCTCTACGAGTATTAACATCAATAAAATCAGCAAGGTTAATAATGTTGCTGATTTCATAGTGCTTCTTTCGTTCCCGCAGTTCTTCCCACGGGGTATGGTGGTACTCTACAAGCTTAGAAACATCGTGCAGTTTTTTTGAGGAACTGATTATTACCGAGCCGGCAATAGAATGTTTAATCGTATCATCTTCAAATAGAAGAGAATCAACAGCTGGATACAATGAAACGGCACCGATATCATGCAACATGGCAGCCAGAACCACATTACGCTTCTCAAAACTGCTCAGCCCGTAAAAATCTGCTATACGTGAAGCAAAAAAGCCAACATTAGTATGGTGTCCCGCAAGTGTTTGCGAAACCATATCCAACGAACGAGCTAATGCGCTAACAAGATCAAATAACCGAACCTTAAAAT encodes:
- a CDS encoding hydrogenase maturation nickel metallochaperone HypA/HybF, with amino-acid sequence MAIAASLIDIVKEEMAKHNASKLLMVRVCYGKLTNVVPDALSFAFEVQTKQSPLEGAELELKEIPVTVTCGECSTEFTPEGTDLFYMPCPSCENLFGHTVLTGKELYVDHLEAE
- a CDS encoding 4-hydroxybenzoate octaprenyltransferase, whose translation is MSSASTPLAKFGAVCRMIKIEHSVFALPFAYLGQFIAAGGFPSLKPFLLLTVAMVAVRSVAMAFNRVIDLPFDAKNPRTQQRPLVTGEISPAQTWAFIAIMVAIFVVACFFINELSFMLSPVALFVAAFYSLLKRFTWLCHFWLGAVLALSPLAGWISVDPQFTVPAVLFAWGILFWVAGFDIIYSCQDAEYDRSVGLNSVPAHFGLESALVISSFCHVVTSIMFLMGGWAAGLAWPYFAVWAVVSGILYWEHTIISADDMSRVNMAFFTMNGFISVMLFAGALAGIFI
- a CDS encoding phosphoethanolamine transferase, with translation MFALDKKHLASALTVAFSALMLPDLIRLPAVYAIPSAIYLFLFNFCVMYAACQLQKVTYILIPPIFFISALASYFRGTYRVKIDRELIFLLLETNRGEAGEIITSKVVLFGIAALLVALIFGFLLKHAKGKFQLKPLAITLLFVVPTTVFLGKFKKDPQVRLIRPAVATKRVLPYCIFNAFGQFSKFHVQNIIKGKPVDSAKLESVAITPTEPLTVITIIGESARADRFQINGYQRETTPLLNKENNLVNFGAIKSFSAYTRLSVPAMITPATLARPETTMTSFLGVFKKHGFKTTWLSANDRTDSHNTPTTNAIGDIDQKLFRNRFCKVSYGQFYDEMLLPPLKKVLESTSSSQAITIHTRGSHASYNARYTKEFAKFTPDDYEQGVYSDGLENAYDNSILATDSFIVSVINLVRDKNAVVIYSSDHGESLGEDGRFMHGNPAIKEQREVPFLVWFSDTYAKLYPHTVTALRKQQGAHLSHDVFFPWTVNLGGILLPNSSQPVLLSSSPMQAHLTEQ
- the hypB gene encoding hydrogenase nickel incorporation protein HypB; amino-acid sequence: MEIPVVRNILEANDKIAVNLKELFAEHGILVLNLISSPGAGKTSILERTLTDLKDEFTMAVIEGDCQTDNDARRVAETGAKAVQINTDGGCHLDSNMITAALANFNLDEIDILFIENVGNLVCPVEFDCGEDFKIALLSVPEGDDKPEKYPALFEKSSAMILNKCDLLPYVQFDVERAKQFATQLNKDMPVFQTSCTTSEGLDTWYEWLRKAHAAKQK
- a CDS encoding HD domain-containing phosphohydrolase yields the protein MVFQHECQGPGLVYTEDSDFKVRLFDLVSALARSLDMVSQTLAGHHTNVGFFASRIADFYGLSSFEKRNVVLAAMLHDIGAVSLYPAVDSLLFEDDTIKHSIAGSVIISSSKKLHDVSKLVEYHHTPWEELRERKKHYEISNIINLADFIDVNTRRDRPARHQIPVLIELCRKHSGTLFNPDYVEALRESEAKRNYYHRLHSARAEKTLTLSTQFDSDILDAEGVLDFTGLFAKVIDFRSRFTATHSQGVAVTSSVLGRWLGFNEVEQVFFQIAGRLHDIGKLAVPAALLEKNGRLTKEEFAIIQGHATYTEHILSGIPGLEVIRDWACQHHERIDGTGYPSGLAGRDISLGSRILQVADVFTAITEDRPYRRGMDFEQTTKVLRQLGDSEKLDPIVVEVLIERYDEINELRSKGQNQALEHFSNYSKVLYSKYGIVTKDVS
- a CDS encoding P-loop NTPase: MSSDCSSGNCSSGSCGGAPTELDAGEARMKRTISRIKHKIVVMSGKGGVGKSTVATNIAIGLSLAGKKVGLLDVDVHGPSVPRLLSMRDSKVHIEESFIEPVAWSKNLSVMSLGFLLPNSYQPVVWRGPVKMGFIKQLLSDVVWGDLDYMVVDCPPGTGDEPLSVMQLLGNDAQAVIVTTPQGVAIDDVRRSVTFVGDVGNQVLGIVENMSGVVCSQCGNVENIFGKGGGKKLAQEVGVRFLGDIPLDPEIVRSGDEGYAFLSVKQDSPTAQSIQKIIKPILMLDNDAAPSTKLRPVLPPHKGTIKVALPVTKGTLSPSMHLAEQYIIAVADAETKKIVSTETVDAPAYEPKAAASFLERLDAGYVLAKDVPEEACDALKEKHISLVKGITVNAPVAVVTDFIEGKLLAAG